Part of the Citrus sinensis cultivar Valencia sweet orange chromosome 2, DVS_A1.0, whole genome shotgun sequence genome, ttttttttattttttaccagttactaatattattattattattttattttttttcagtgcACAATTATAGAGGAGGAAGATGGGTTTTATGTTTGTGAATTGATCAGTGATTATTTGACTGCTGTGGTGAAAGAGTCCAAAGAACTCAAGCTTCAGTTCAACAAGCAAACATTCTTCtctttactctttaattaaagCCAACCATGGCAGCTGCTGGCTTACAGTTGCAAAGTTCAGTGAGTTGCAGAGCTGTGTCTCAGGAGAGAAGTCTATTCAAGTTCAAACCTTCAACGGGTTCCTCTGCTTTTGTCAAAACAACACAAGTAAGTTGGTGAACGGtgattttcttgatttttttttttaattgcttttctCCAGttctgttttttctttatagaatttgcttatttattgattttctatttgaaaTCACATTGTAATCATCAGCATCACATGATCATTTTGTTCTGATACACGCTTTGCTCTTCTGGGTTGctgattatattattttggctTACATGTTATGCCTCTGGTTTGTTCATTAagtctattttgtttttagttgGGTATTTACTGctatactatttttattgagtTGAGTGCAAGTTTACGATTCTGAGAACGACTGTAACAAATGACACTATATGCTGTGCTGAATACTAAATTTTGAGACTTATGCTTTCAGTTTATTACATGGCACAATGGATACTCCACGAGAGGATTTTCTCATAGGATCTATGCTGCTTCAGGTTAGTTGTGGGGTTATTCCTAGCTGAGCAAGTTTACTAGGAATTTGACTAACAAATTTGTTACTTTCCAtttcatttctaaaattttgtttgttctgCCTACTGCATAGATTTTTCAAGGAGGAGACAGAGAGGAGTCTCAACACCAAGGACTAAAGATACTGGTTCTAAGGGATTTACACCGAAAACACCTGTGGGAACAGGCATCCAGAAGAGGGAtcagaagaaaaatggtgaCAAAGAGGGTTCAGGCACACCAGTATCGGGTGAGTATGGAGGGCCCACCAAGAAGACGCCTGCACCTACAAATGGTGTGGAGAAAAAACCTGCGGTTGAACTTTCTAGGGATAATCAAATTGGGGAACAAAATGTCGATATAACAGAACAGGAAAGTGAGAACATACCACGAACAAATAAAGATTTGATAAGTGCTAAAAGCAGTCAAGTGGTGGGAAATGGAAGTGTGGGTAGaattgatgatgtgtttcaGGAGAAAGAAACAACTCCCAAATCAGATATTAAGAATGTGACAGAAAAGTCAACTTCAAAGAGAAAGCATTTGAATCTTAATAAGAGCAATGACAGTGTGAGGGATGAAAGTATTAAGGCTGATATAAAAGCCTCTGAAGATGCTTCCCTAAAATTAAAGAAGGAAGTGGAAGAGAATTTGCGTAAACAGGAAATTGAGAGGCTTGCTGATGAGAATTTtctcagacaaaaaaaaatctttgttTATCCCCAGGTGGTGAAACCTGATCAAGATATAGAAGTGTTCCTTAATAGGAGTCTATCCACTCTGAAAAATGAACCAGACGTTCTCATCATGGGAGCCTTTAATGACTGGCGATGGAAATCTTTTACATTCAGGTTGAACAAGACCCATCTCAAAGGGGATTGGTGGTCTTGTCAAGTTCATGTTCCTAAGGAAGCATTTAAGATAGACTTTGTGTTCTTCAATGGGCAAAATAtctatgaaaataatgatcagAAAGATTTCTGCATTGCTGTAGAAGGTCTAATGGATGCTTTGGCATTTGAAGATTTCTTGCTTGAGGAAAAACGAAGGGAACAAGAAAAACTTGCCAAGGAGAAAGCTGAACAGGAAAGACAAGAGGAAGAACGGAGGCGAATAGAAGCAGAACACGCAGCTATTGAAGCTGATAGGGCACAGGCTAGGGTGGAAACtgaaaggaaaagagagaTGCTGCGAGAGCTTAAAAAAAAGGCTGCAAGGTCAGTTGACAATGTTTGGTACATTGAGCCCAGTGAGTTTAAAGGTGAGGACTTGGTcaggttatattataataaacaatCCAGTAGTCTTGCTCATGCTAAGGAGCTCTGGATACATGGGGGTTATAATAATTGGAAAGATGGATTGTCCATTGTCGCTAGGCTTGTCAGTTCAGAGAGAACAGATGGTGATTGGTGGTATGCCAAAGGTATATGTAGACATATACTTCtcagtttcttttttctccttgCACTTGGAAGTGTTAACAGAGTTATCTGGATTCATTGGGAAAATCTAGATGACTATATTGACTTGAAATCATGTTGGTTATCAGCTGTTGAAAGAGGGGTGTTTTTTTAGGAACAATCTCATATGTCTTTTTGTGAACAAGTTTGACTTTAGAAGGAGGGTTAGATACTTCTATATGATTGTGgatgatttttcattcttgttgCTTGCTCTCATGAATAGCCTTGTTTTGGTGCTAGTATTCCTTATTATACATCATAATATGAGCCGCTATATTTTCTGCAGTTTCTGTACCTGATCAAGCCCTTGTGTTGGATTGGGTCTTTGCTGATGGGCCACCTGGGAAAGCTATTGTGTACGATAACAATAGTCGTCAAGATTTCCATGCTATTGTTCCAAAAAGCATTCCTGATGAATTATACTGGGTTGAGGAAGAGCGCCAGACATTCAGGAAACTCCAAGAGGAGAGGCGACTAAAAGAGGAAGCTGCTCGTGCTAAGGTCAATTATTTGGACTCTGCATCGACAAACATAGAAGATGAAAACTTTTTCTGATGCATTTCTGTGACAACATTTGGGTCATTATAAAGTCAACCAGCATATCTTCCCCTCCCGCCACaaccccccacccccccctccccccccaaaaaaaaagcatgCACCGGTCAAGTTTTCATTTGGTGGGTTCCTTCCAGTACTTCATCTCCTTGTGACAACTCTGAGAtatttcttctcttgtttCAGGCTGAGAAAACTGCACATATGAAAgctgaaacaaaagaaagaacgTTGAAGAGGTTTCTGTTGTCCCAAAAACATATAGTTTATACCGATCCTCTTGACGTTCAAGCAGGAACTACTGTGACAGTGTTTTACAATCCTGCCAACACAGTTCTCAATGGGAAATCCGAAATTTGGTTCAGATGTTCATTTAATCATTGGACCCATCGCATGGGTATACTGCCACCTCAAAAGATGGTTCCTGTGGAATATAGTACTCATGTTAAAACCACTGGTGAGTGATCAGTTTACGAAAGCCTTTTTGAAAATTGCTGTAAGATTTAGGAACTGTTTAGAGTTTACTTCTAGCTATCTCCTTGCTATGTAGGGGGCTcggtttttctttcttgtcaGAATAAACAAGTgggttttctttaattttcaccACACATCTCTGAAGTAgtcttttgtcattttgtgattttgtCATCAATTTTTCAGTTGcttcttattttaaataatttcaggACAGgacaataaattaagttcTTGATGCATGCATTACTCTTTAAAACTTGTTTTATACATGCGACGCGTATCCCCTTTCTTTAAAGTCCATGAATGGTTGTTATAACAGTTAGCTGGTTTTTTTGGTTCTTAAGAACAAGGATGTAGAACTCTTAGATATTTGTAGGGTGGGATAGCATTTTAGATCCAGAAGAAATTAGGCCAGCTTCTAGCAGATACATTTTAGGTTGGGTTGCATGGCATTCAGACGGACATTAATTTAGTGGCTAAATTACTAGGTCAGTGAATCAACTATCTGGCAGAAAATTATGGGGGGGTGCAGCATGATGccaaatcatattatattaagAGATCTGTCATTCAGGCAGAAAGGCCTCACTGGTTTGAGGCATTTATGCAATTTTTTGAGATTCAAGGATGTGGGTTTTTGTTTCCTTGCAGTCAAGGTTCCACTGGATGCATACACGATGGATTTTGTGTT contains:
- the LOC102629511 gene encoding starch synthase 3, chloroplastic/amyloplastic isoform X2; this encodes MAAAGLQLQSSVSCRAVSQERSLFKFKPSTGSSAFVKTTQFITWHNGYSTRGFSHRIYAASDFSRRRQRGVSTPRTKDTGSKGFTPKTPVGTGIQKRDQKKNGDKEGSGTPVSGEYGGPTKKTPAPTNGVEKKPAVELSRDNQIGEQNVDITEQESENIPRTNKDLISAKSSQVVGNGSVGRIDDVFQEKETTPKSDIKNVTEKSTSKRKHLNLNKSNDSVRDESIKADIKASEDASLKLKKEVEENLRKQEIERLADENFLRQKKIFVYPQVVKPDQDIEVFLNRSLSTLKNEPDVLIMGAFNDWRWKSFTFRLNKTHLKGDWWSCQVHVPKEAFKIDFVFFNGQNIYENNDQKDFCIAVEGLMDALAFEDFLLEEKRREQEKLAKEKAEQERQEEERRRIEAEHAAIEADRAQARVETERKREMLRELKKKAARSVDNVWYIEPSEFKGEDLVRLYYNKQSSSLAHAKELWIHGGYNNWKDGLSIVARLVSSERTDGDWWYAKVSVPDQALVLDWVFADGPPGKAIVYDNNSRQDFHAIVPKSIPDELYWVEEERQTFRKLQEERRLKEEAARAKAEKTAHMKAETKERTLKRFLLSQKHIVYTDPLDVQAGTTVTVFYNPANTVLNGKSEIWFRCSFNHWTHRMGILPPQKMVPVEYSTHVKTTVKVPLDAYTMDFVFSEWEDGGTFDNKNGMDYHIPVFGGVVKEPPMHIVHIAVEMAPIAKVGGLGDVVTSLSRTVQDLNHNVDIILPKYDCLKFSDVKDLGYNRSYHWGGTEIKVWFGKVEGLSVYFLEPQNGFFSKGCVYGCNNDKERFAFFCHAALEFLLQGGFHPDIIHCHDWSSAPVAWLFKDHYVHYGLSKARIVFTIHNLEFGTHHIGKAMTYADKATTVSHTYSKEVAGDPAIAPHLHKFYGILNGIDQDMWDPFNDKFIPVSYTSENLVEGKRAAKEALQQKVGLRKSDLPLVGIITRLTHQKGIHLIKHAIWRTLDRGGQVVLLGSAPDPRIQNDFVNLANELHSSHADRARLCLTYDEPLSHLIYAGADFILVPSIFEPCGLTQLVAMRYGSIPVVRKTGGLYDTVFDVDHDKERAQALDLEPNGFSFDGADIAGVDYALNRAISAYYDGREWLNSLCKTVMEQDWSWNRPALDYMELYRAARK
- the LOC102629511 gene encoding starch synthase 3, chloroplastic/amyloplastic isoform X1, producing MAAAGLQLQSSVSCRAVSQERSLFKFKPSTGSSAFVKTTQFITWHNGYSTRGFSHRIYAASDFSRRRQRGVSTPRTKDTGSKGFTPKTPVGTGIQKRDQKKNGDKEGSGTPVSGEYGGPTKKTPAPTNGVEKKPAVELSRDNQIGEQNVDITEQESENIPRTNKDLISAKSSQVVGNGSVGRIDDVFQEKETTPKSDIKNVTEKSTSKRKHLNLNKSNDSVRDESIKADIKASEDASLKLKKEVEENLRKQEIERLADENFLRQKKIFVYPQVVKPDQDIEVFLNRSLSTLKNEPDVLIMGAFNDWRWKSFTFRLNKTHLKGDWWSCQVHVPKEAFKIDFVFFNGQNIYENNDQKDFCIAVEGLMDALAFEDFLLEEKRREQEKLAKEKAEQERQEEERRRIEAEHAAIEADRAQARVETERKREMLRELKKKAARSVDNVWYIEPSEFKGEDLVRLYYNKQSSSLAHAKELWIHGGYNNWKDGLSIVARLVSSERTDGDWWYAKVSVPDQALVLDWVFADGPPGKAIVYDNNSRQDFHAIVPKSIPDELYWVEEERQTFRKLQEERRLKEEAARAKAEKTAHMKAETKERTLKRFLLSQKHIVYTDPLDVQAGTTVTVFYNPANTVLNGKSEIWFRCSFNHWTHRMGILPPQKMVPVEYSTHVKTTVKVPLDAYTMDFVFSEWEDGGTFDNKNGMDYHIPVFGGVVKEPPMHIVHIAVEMAPIAKVGGLGDVVTSLSRTVQDLNHNVDIILPKYDCLKFSDVKDLGYNRSYHWGGTEIKVWFGKVEGLSVYFLEPQNGFFSKGCVYGCNNDKERFAFFCHAALEFLLQGGFHPDIIHCHDWSSAPVAWLFKDHYVHYGLSKARIVFTIHNLEFGTHHIGKAMTYADKATTVSHTYSKEVAGDPAIAPHLHKFYGILNGIDQDMWDPFNDKFIPVSYTSENLVEGKRAAKEALQQKVGLRKSDLPLVGIITRLTHQKGIHLIKHAIWRTLDRGGQVVLLGSAPDPRIQNDFVNLANELHSSHADRARLCLTYDEPLSHLIYAGADFILVPSIFEPCGLTQLVAMRYGSIPVVRKTGGLYDTVFDVDHDKERAQALDLEPNGFSFDGADIAGVDYALNRLYIYEDLEGQPLMIPFKQKQSSMTYDSFRAISAYYDGREWLNSLCKTVMEQDWSWNRPALDYMELYRAARK